One part of the Muntiacus reevesi chromosome 18, mMunRee1.1, whole genome shotgun sequence genome encodes these proteins:
- the WSB1 gene encoding WD repeat and SOCS box-containing protein 1, with protein MASFPPRVNEKEIVRSRTIGELLAPAAPFDKKCGRENWTVAFAPDGSYFAWSQGHRTVKLVPWSQCLKNFLLHGTKNITNSSNLRLSRQNSDGGQKNKPREHIIDCGDIVWSLAFGSSVPEKQSRCVNIEWHRFRFGQDQLLLATGLNSGRIKIWDVYTGKLLLNLVDHTEVVRDLTFAPDGSLILVSASRDKTLRVWDLKDDGNMMKVLRGHQNWVYSCAFSPDSSMLCSVGASKAVFLWNMDKYTMIRKLEGHHHDVVACDFSPDGALLATASYDTRVYIWDPHTGAILMEFGHLFPPPTPIFAGGANDRWVRSVSFSHDGLHIASLADDKMVRFWRIDEDYPVQVAPLSNGLCCAFSTDGSVLAAGTHDGSVYFWATPRHVPSLQHLCRMSIRRVMPTQEVQELPVPSKVLEFLSYRV; from the exons ATGGCCAGCTTTCCCCCGAGGGTCAACGAGAAAGAGATCG tgagATCACGTACTATAGGTGAACTTTTAGCTCCAGCAGCTCCTTTTGACAAGAAATGTGGTCGTGAAAACTGGACTGTTGCTTTTGCCCCAGATGGTTCGTACTTTGCCTGGTCACAAGGACATCGCACAGTAAAGCTTGTTCCGTGGTcccagtgcctgaagaactt TCTCTTGCATGGCACCAAGAATATCACCAATTCAAGTAATTTAAGATTATCAAGACAAAACAGTGATGGTGGTCAGAAAAATAAGCCTCGTGAACATATTATAGACTGTGGCGATATAGTCTGGAGTCTTGCTTTTGGATCATcagttccagagaaacagagtCGCTGTGTAAATATAGAATGGCATCGATTCAGATTTGGACAAGATCAGCTACTCCTTGCCACAGGGTTAAACAGTGGACGGATCAAAATATGGGATGTATATACAG GAAAACTCCTCCTTAACTTGGTAGATCATACTGAAGTGGTCAGAGATTTAACTTTTGCTCCAGATGGGAGCTTGATCCTGGTGTCAGCTTCAAGAGACAAAACTCTCAGAGTGTGGGACCTGAAAGATGATG gAAACATGATGAAAGTATTGCGGGGCCATCAGAACTGGGTGTACAGCTGTGCATTCTCTCCTGACTCTTCTATGCTGTGTTCAGTGGGAGCCAGTAAAGCA GTTTTCCTTTGGAATATGGATAAATACACCATGATACGGAAACTAGAAGGGCATCACCATGATGTTGTAGCTTGTGACTTTTCTCCTGATGGAGCATTGCTGGCTACGGCATCTTATGATACTCGAGTGTATATCTGGGATCCACACACTGGAGCCATTCTGATGGAATTTGG GCACCTGTTTcccccacccactccaatatttgcTGGAGGAGCAAATGACCGATGGGTACGATCTGTATCATTTAGTCATGATGGACTGCACATTGCAAGCCTTGCTGATGATAA AATGGTGAGGTTCTGGAGAATTGATGAGGATTATCCTGTGCAAGTTGCACCTTTGAGCAATGGTCTTTGCTGTGCCTTTTCTACTGATGGCAGTGTTTTAGCTGCTGG gACACATGATGGAAGTGTGTatttttgggcaactccaaggcACGTCCCTAGCCTTCAACATTTATGTCGCATGTCAATCCGGAGAGTGATGCCCACCCAAGAAGTCCAGGAGCTTCCAGTTCCTTccaaagttttagagtttctCTCCTACCGTGTTTAG
- the LOC136149917 gene encoding small ribosomal subunit protein uS14-like codes for MGHQQLYWSHLRKFGQGSCSCRVCSNRHGLIRKYGLNMCRQCFRQYAKDIGFIKLD; via the coding sequence ATGGGTCACCAGCAGCTCTACTGGAGCCATCTGAGAAAATTCGGCCAGGGTTCTTGCTCTTGCCGGGTCTGCTCAAACCGGCACGGTCTGATCAGGAAATACGGCCTCAATATGTGCCGCCAGTGTTTCCGCCAGTATGCGAAGGACATCGGCTTCATTAAGTTGGACTAA